A region of the Kaistia geumhonensis genome:
TGCGCTGCTGCGCCTCGCCGTCGCGCTCCTCGGCCGGGAAGAACTCGCTCCTGAGCGACAGGTCGGGCTTGCCCGATCCGGGCGCCAGCGGGCGGTGGTCTTCGGGAATATCGCTCTGGCGGCGCTGCGGCAGTTCGAGCGGCCCGGCGGCAAGCGGCTGCGACCAGTCGCGGTCGCCGGCCTCGAGCTGCGCGATGCGATCGACCACTTTGGCCAGCGTGTCGTGCACGGCCTCAAGCGTCTCGTGATTGTGACGATCGGAGGTGAGCGCCGCGGTCTGGAGCGTGCGCAGGTCCTCGCGCAGCGCGCGGATCAGCGCCTCGTCGGGATAGGCAGGAATCTGGCCAGCGAATTCGCTGAGCGTCGAGCGGGCGGCGTCGCGCGCCGCCTCGATCGTCTCTCGGCGGCTGTCGCCGATGAGCTCCTGCAGCTTGCCGATATTCTCTTCGACCTTGGTCAGCGCATCGGTGCCGGGCGAGGCCTCGGCGAAGCGGTCGGCGAGGCTCGCCACCTGCGCCTCGAGCTGGGCAAGCGTCTGGTTGTCGTCGCGCTGGGTCGCGGCGTCGAGCCGCTCCATCAGCGCCTGCATCTGGCGGTCGATCGAGTCGAAACGGGCCGGCTCGCGCTCGACGACATGGCGGCGGATATCGGAGATGTCGCCGCGAAGCCCTTCGAGATCAGGGAAGGACGCAGACGCACCGCCCTGCAGCGCCGGCAGATCGACGATCGCGTCGAAGCGGCCGGAGAGGGCGTCGATCCGCTCTTCGAGCCGGCTGATCGCCGCTTCGCCGGCGGTCGAGCCGCGCGTCGCGATCTGCTCCAGCATGGCATGCACGGCGGCGACCTGCTGCTCGAGCCGCAGCATCAGGACCGGGTCGGTACCCTTGGCGAAGCCGTCGACCTCGCGGCGGATCGCGGCGAGCTCGCTCTGCAGCGGGCCGAGATCGACGCGCTCGCGCGGCGTGGCGACGAAATGCTCGACCACCTGCCGCAGCTCGGCGATCTGCCGCTCGATGCCGGTATCGATGCGGGTCGCCGCCAGCGAGGCGATGGCGTTGCGGATATCCTCGAGCTCGCCCTCCATGGAGCGGAAGGGCTGCGCGCGATCGATGAGCGAACCGAGGCGTCCGACCTCGTCGGCCAGGGTCTCGACGCGGGCGCGCTCGGGAACGCGGCGGACGATATCGTCCAGCCGCTCGATCACATGGCTGTAGCCCGCCTCGATGGAGGCGAGCGTCGTCTCCCGGGCCGAGGCGGCGATCGCCTGACGGATCTCGTCGAGATGGTGGCGCAGCTCGTCGAAGCGGCCGCCATCGTCGCGCGGGCCTTGGTCGAGGCGGGCGGCGATATCGGCCCGCAGCGCCTTGTCCATGTCCTCGCTGCGCCGTGCCTCGCTGCCGATGCGGCGGCCGAGCGTCGCGATGTCGCTCCTGAGCGCGGTGATCGCATCCTCGATGGCGATCGAATCGACAGCGGCGAGGCGACCCGCCTCGTTGTCGATCGCCTGCTGCCGCGCGGCGATCTCGGCGATCGCCGATTGCAGCCGCGCCGGCTGTTCCATGCGGGGAGCGGGCGCCGGCTCAGCGGGAGCGGGAGCGGGAACGGCCGTGCGCGGCGTAGCCTCCCGCGCGGCCATCTGGCCTGCGATGGCGGCGAGGCGGGCCTCGATCTCGCCAAGGCGATCATTCTCCAGGGGGCGCTGCGGCTCGGGGCGGGCGGCGTAGGCCGGCTGGCTCGCGAAAGCGGCCTGCGGAGCGGCCGGCTGCGCCTGCGGCGAGCGCTGCGCCGCGCCGCGCCGGGCGCCTTCGATGGCGTCGATCTGTTCGGTAATGCTCTCGACCAGCGCCGAAAGGGCGGCGATCCGATCGGCTCCGGGGGGACGGCGGGTCACGGCGGGATCAGCCGGCGGATAGGCGGCCTGCCCCGCCGACGGACGCGCCGCACCGAAATCGGTCTTCGTTCCCGTGATCATCGCCGCTCGATCCCCGACCCCTTCATCGGCACTGCCCTTCCGCCGCTGACAGGCTCCCCTCGCCCGTTGCGTCGTCTGCAGCGTGGTGCTGCGGCTCGCCTCCCCGAGCTTTGGCAAATCATGGTAAACACCGAGTTAACCTGCCCTTTGCGCCGTCGGAAGCGGGTAACAATCCCGTGGCGCGGCCCGCCGGAGCCGGCATGGCGGACGGCCGCTCGCCGCGGTTGCCGGCCTCCACTTGCCACGATGGCCACGGATGACGAGATTGGGACTGCGCCGCATGCGCCGAACTTCAACAGGGAACGACGAATCGATGAGCGTGACGCGGGTCGCCGACCTCTCGCGGGACGATGTGGACGGATCCGGCCTGCCCGACAACAACCGGCAGACCAGCTTCACCATCGGCGATCTCGCGCGCGAGTTCGACGTGACGCTGAGGACGCTGCGCTTCTACGAGGACAAGGGCCTGCTCAGCCCGCGCCGCGACGGGCCGAACCGCATCTATTCGCGGCGCGACCGCGGCCGGCTCAAGCTGGTGCTGATGGGCAAGAAGGTCGGCTTCTCGCTCACCGAGATCAAGGCGATGCTCGACCTCTACGACCTGAAGGACGGTCAGGTCGGGCAGATGCGGCTCGCGCTCTCCAAGTTCAACGAGCAGATCGAGATCCTCGAGCGCCAGAAGATCGACATCGAGCAGGCGCTGGAGGAGCTCCGCCGCACGGTCAGCGTCGTCAACGGCCTGATCCGGCAGAAGGAGGCGAGCGGCTGAGGCGGCGCGCCAGGGGCGGACGCAAGGACCGCCCGATGATCGGCCCGCGCCGGGGTCCGTGGAGGCTTGAATGAGGCGACGGCTGGTTCCAGCGCTGATCCTCGCCGTCGGCGTCGCCCATCCGGGGCTCGCCGCCGAAGCGCCGCCGCGCGCCGGCCGCTACACCATGCTGCCCTCGGAGGGTGGTTTCGTCAGGCTCGACACCGAGACGGGCCTCGTGACGCAATGCCTGCGCGAGGGGGATGCCGACGCCTCGGCCTGGCGCTGCCTTCCCGTCTCGACGCCGGACTCGGGCGCGGCCGCGCCACCCAGCCCCTTCGCCGAGCGGCTGGACGCGCTCGAGGCCGAGGTGGCCCGTCTCGCCTCCGAGGTGGAGGCTCTCGCCAGACTGCTGCATCCGCCGCAGGCGACGACCGACCAGGCCACGAACGGTGAGACGGCCGCCGCGCGCAACGTCGGCGGCGAAGCGATCGAAAGACTGTTCAGCCTCGTCCGCCGCTGGAAAGGCGCGCCGCCCGCCGAGACGCCTCCTATGCCTTGAAGCGCTCGCCGGCCCTGACCAGAGCATCGAGGATGCCCGGCTCCGACATCGCATGGCCGGCGTCGGGGATGATCTGGAGATCCGCCTCCGGCCAGACGCGATGGAGGTCGATCGCGTTGGCCGCGGGTGTGCAGAGATCGTAGCGGCCGTGCACGATCACGCCGGGAATGCCCTTCAGCCGCCCGGCATTGGCGAGGAGCTGGTCGTCGCGCTCTAAAAAGCCGGCATTGACGAAGTAATGCGCCTCGATGCGCGCGAAGGCGATGGCATAATGCGGCGTGCCGAAGGCGGCGACCCGGCCGGGATCGGGGAGCAGCGACAGCGCCCCGCCCTCCCACATGCTCCAGGCCCGCGCGGCGGAGAGCTGCGCGGCCGGATCATCGCCGGTGAGGCGGCGGTAATAGGCGGCGATCATGTCGCCCCGCTCCGCCTCGGGTATCTCGTCGCGGAAGCTCGCGAAGGCCTCGGGCAGCAGCCAGGATGCGCCATCCTGATAGAACCAGAGCAGTTCGGCCCGCCGCAGCATGAAGATGCCGCGCAGCAGCATCTCGCTCACCCGCTTCGGATGGGTCTCGGCATAGGCAAGCGCCAGGCACGAGCCCCAGGACCCGCCGAAGAGCTGCCAGCGATCGATGCCGAGATGCGTACGGATGCGCTCCATGTCGGCCACGAGATCCCAGGTGGTGTTCTCCCGGAGCTCAGCGTGCGGGGTCGAACGGCCGCAGCCGCGCTGGTCGAACAGGATGATGCGATAGGCCGCCGGGTCGTGGTAGCGGCGCATGTTGGGGCCGCAGCCGGCGCCGGGCCCGCCATGGATCATCAGCACGGGCTTGCCGGCCGGGTTGCCGCACTCCTCGACATAGATCTCGTGAAGGTCGGAAACCTTCAGCCGATGGACGGCGAAGGGTTCGATCGGCGGAAAAAGGGTCGCGCGCGCGGCGGCGTCGGTGGGCAAGGTCAGGCTCCGGTGATGGTCAGGAGGGATCGGGTGAAGGCGTGGCGGCGGCCGGCGAAGACCGCCTCGGCCGGCGCTCGTGAAGCGTCATGGCGCCCATGGCGAGCAGCGCGACGAGGACGGCCGGGGCGCCGCTGGCGCCGACGGGAAGGCCCATCCAGCCGGTCGGCCCGAGCACGGTCGGCTGAAGCGTCATGCCGAGCATCGTGCCGAGGCCGGGTGCGCCGAGCGCGATGCCCGCGTCGAGCGCGACAACCAGCGTCCCGGCGAGAAGACCGGCCGTCGCGGCCCGTCGCCCGATCCCGGCCGCCCAGCCGACGACCACGACGGGCGCCGTCGCCGCCGCGACCGAGAGGCCGAGCGCCGCGAGCAAGGCGGGATCTCCCGGAACGGCAACCGCGAGGATTGCCGCGAGCAGCATGGCGGCCCGGCCGACAACGGCGCGGCGGCCGAGCGGCGCCTGCCTCTCGATGAGTCGTGCATAGAAGTCCTCGGCGACGATGCTGCCGAGCGCCGCGAGGGCGAGCGCGAGAGCAAGCGCCGAGGCAGCGACGAGAGCGCCTGCGAGCAGCAGGGCGGGCACCGCGCCGAGACCGGCATAGGCCGCGAAGTTCAGGACCAACGCCGCGGGCGACGCGGCGGGATCGATGCCCGCTGCCCGGCCATAAAGGGCATAGGCCGGCGCGACGAGCAGCACCGCAGCGACGAGCACGATCCAGCGGCGCGCACGGGTGGTGCCGGAGGACGCGCTGGGAGCGGCGAGGCTCGGCAGGGCGGCGAGGCCCGCCACGAGCAGCACGGCCAGCACGATCGTGGCGGGCGCCGCCATGCGGGACGGCCCGGCAAAGGCATCGCTGCCGAAAAGCGGCAGCCATGGCAGCGGCAGCGCGCCGGCCTGCCATGCCGCGGCAGCCGGCCCGATGAGATAACCGAGCGCGATGGTCGGGACGAGCGCCACCACGAGCAAGGCGACCGCGCGGCCACCGCCCGAAAGCACCGTGATCGCGACGAGCGCGAGCACCATCGCCGCCGAGGTTCCGGGCGCGAGCCCGACCGTCTGGCGGATGATCTCCGCGAGGAAACGCGCCTCCGCCGCCACGAGCAGCAGCAGCGCGGCAGCGGCGGCGACTGCGGCGGGGAGGCCCGCCGCGGCGCCGAAATGTTCGCGGACGGCGCCCGGCAGGGTCGGCGCGCCCGTCCGGCCGAGCGCCGGCGCAACCACGCGGCGGGCGAGAACGCCGCCCGCGATCGCCGCGGCGACGAGTGCGAGGCCCGAGAGGCCGCCGAGCGCGATGCCGAGCGGCGCGGCAACGAGGAGGAGCGGGCTCAGCAGCAGGCCGGCCACCGGGTCGCCCGGCGGCGACAGCACCGGCCGCGGCGACAGCGTTGCGGCCCCGAGCGCCGCGACGACACCCGCCACCACGGGAACTGCGGCGAGAATGGCCGGAAGTGGCAGCGGCGTCCCGAAACGGTCGATCGCCGCGACGATCCCGGCCGCGGCGAGGACGACCGCCAGCACGACGACGCCCGCGTTGCCGCCTCGCCCGTCCGTCCCGTCAGCTGTTCTCTCCACCGGCATGCCGGGGATCGGACAGGAGGCGAAGCCGCTTGTCAACGAAGGCCGGGGGTCAGATCGCCGGCGTCAGCAGCCTCGGCAGCGGGCGCTCGAAGGTCTTCACGCCGCGCTTGAAACCCATCACGACCGGCGCGATCCCCGACACGGCGCCGGCCGGGTCGTGCGCATCGACGACGATGAGATCGGCCTCGTTGCCGACGGCGATGCCGTAGCCCTCGCACCGCATCAGCCGGGCCGGCTGCGACGTCACCATGTCGAGGCAGAGCGCGAGTTCGGCGCGGCGGCCGAGTTGCGCGGCATTGGCGTAGAGATTGGCCATGCGCATCAGCGAGGCGTCGCCGAAAGGCGTGAACGGGTTCATGACGTTGTTGGTGGCGAGCGAGCAGGTCACGCCCGCGCCGGCGAGGACATGGGCCGGCGCCACGCCGCGCGGAACCAGATGGTCCTGCCCGCGCCCCATGAGGAAGAGATCGGTCGCCGGCAGCACGGTGAGCGCGACGCCGGCCCGTGCCATCTTCGCCGCATAGTCCATCACGCGCTCGCGCGGCATGGCTGAGAGCTTCGTCACATGGCCGACGGCAACCCGTCCCTGCCAGCCATTCGCCTCGGTTGCGGCAATGACGGCATCGAGATGCGTCCAGCCGGGATCGAGGTCGAAATCGAGATGGAAATCGACATCGAGATCGAAGCGCCGGGCGATGGCGAAGATGCGCGCGATCTGCTCGTCGGGGTCCTTGTCCGTATAGGGACAGCCGCCGACGAGGTCGGCGCCGGCCTCGCAGGCGGCGACGAGAAGGTCCTCGGCGCCGGGATCGTTGGTAAGCCCTTCCTGAGGGAAGACACAGATTTCGAGATCGATCGCAAAGGCATAGTCGCGCTTCAGTCGCTGCAAGGCATGGAAGCCGCGCAGCCCGATGCGCGTGTCGATTTCGGCGTGGGTGCGCATGCGCGTGGTGCCCTGCATGATCGCCATCCTCAGCACCCGCTCGGCCCGCGCCGCGATGTCGGCCTGGCTGAAATCGTGCTTCAGCCGCGAGACTTCCGCGATCGCCTCGGCGAGCGAGCCCTCGGCCCGGCAACGCTCCAGGATACAGGCCTTGTCGAGATGGATGTGGCTCTCTACGAAGCCTGGGAGGACGAGCCGCCCTCCGGCGTCCTCGACCACCGCCGCGACAGGCACCTCGCGCCCGATCGCCGCGATG
Encoded here:
- a CDS encoding amidohydrolase family protein produces the protein MPFDLILANALLPDLGDKPLAIAVADGRIAAIGREVPVAAVVEDAGGRLVLPGFVESHIHLDKACILERCRAEGSLAEAIAEVSRLKHDFSQADIAARAERVLRMAIMQGTTRMRTHAEIDTRIGLRGFHALQRLKRDYAFAIDLEICVFPQEGLTNDPGAEDLLVAACEAGADLVGGCPYTDKDPDEQIARIFAIARRFDLDVDFHLDFDLDPGWTHLDAVIAATEANGWQGRVAVGHVTKLSAMPRERVMDYAAKMARAGVALTVLPATDLFLMGRGQDHLVPRGVAPAHVLAGAGVTCSLATNNVMNPFTPFGDASLMRMANLYANAAQLGRRAELALCLDMVTSQPARLMRCEGYGIAVGNEADLIVVDAHDPAGAVSGIAPVVMGFKRGVKTFERPLPRLLTPAI
- a CDS encoding MerR family transcriptional regulator is translated as MSVTRVADLSRDDVDGSGLPDNNRQTSFTIGDLAREFDVTLRTLRFYEDKGLLSPRRDGPNRIYSRRDRGRLKLVLMGKKVGFSLTEIKAMLDLYDLKDGQVGQMRLALSKFNEQIEILERQKIDIEQALEELRRTVSVVNGLIRQKEASG
- the pip gene encoding prolyl aminopeptidase, encoding MPTDAAARATLFPPIEPFAVHRLKVSDLHEIYVEECGNPAGKPVLMIHGGPGAGCGPNMRRYHDPAAYRIILFDQRGCGRSTPHAELRENTTWDLVADMERIRTHLGIDRWQLFGGSWGSCLALAYAETHPKRVSEMLLRGIFMLRRAELLWFYQDGASWLLPEAFASFRDEIPEAERGDMIAAYYRRLTGDDPAAQLSAARAWSMWEGGALSLLPDPGRVAAFGTPHYAIAFARIEAHYFVNAGFLERDDQLLANAGRLKGIPGVIVHGRYDLCTPAANAIDLHRVWPEADLQIIPDAGHAMSEPGILDALVRAGERFKA